From a region of the Cucumis sativus cultivar 9930 chromosome 6, Cucumber_9930_V3, whole genome shotgun sequence genome:
- the LOC116404765 gene encoding uncharacterized protein LOC116404765 isoform X4 — MASTSTNGPMYKIDPAHHFQSIALQVWAYESIPTITECGVHKVSNDAIPRMLRWVCELSPKSHVLQRQVFDSPMFLINVVIEMMPEEEEHLRMSSGELVEKTHPYNTVSEKNGDSKRPGEASNDDNDCKKSKKKKKWKSKMKEVVRKLKYRVAVLENERESLKSMLSTILKHLEVQKKGEEGDCTGVEGHDAQTEDVDTPGTPSWLRMPKEDDTSDGVKHVERQKQGVEANRTEDDTMDELDKKVHIHSEEPVDVVDDLNEEIGVKSLTYFDSDVMEIEPLSTERPHVRPARSKRASVYLSTPFTALDKRPPNMLPTNIH; from the exons ATGGCTTCGACATCAACTAACGGTCCCATGTACAAGATTGACCCTGCTCATCATTTTCAGTCTATA GCGTTACAG GTTTGGGCATATGAGTCTATACCAACCATCACTGAATGTGGTGTACATAAAGTAAGCAACGATGCAATACCACGAATGCTGAGGTGGGTGTGCGAACTATCGCCGAAGTCTCATGTCCTACAGAGGCAGGTGTTTGACTCACCAATG TTCTTAATTAACGTGGTAATTGAGATGATGCCTGAAGAGGAGGAGCATCTAAGAATGTCTTCAGGGGAACTTGTTGAGAAAACTCATCCATATAACACCGTTTCTGAGAAGAATGGTGATTCAAAACGACCAGGAGAAGCTAGTAATGATGACAATGACTGCaaaaagagtaagaaaaagaagaagtggaAGTCTAAGATGAAAGAAGTTGTTCGAAAACTCAAATATCGAGTAGCGGTTCTCGAGAATGAACGTGAAAGCCTAAAATCAATGCTGTCGACTATATTGAAACACCTTGAAGTTCAAAAAAAG GGTGAAGAAGGAGACTGCACGGGAGTTGAAGGTCATGATGCCCAGACCGAAGATGTTGACACACCCGGTACACCTTCTTGGTTGAGGATGCCCAAGGAGGATGACACAAGTGATGGGGTGAAACATGTTGAACGTCAAAAGCAG GGTGTCGAAGCAAACCGCACGGAGGATGACACAATGGATGAGTTGGATAAGAAGGTTCATATTCATTCGGAGGAGCCAGTAGACGTCGTTGACGATTTGAACGAGGAAATTGGAGTAAAAAGTCTTACTTATTTTGATTCAGACGTCATGGAAATAGAACCATTATCCACTGAACGACCACATGTTCGGCCCGCACGTAGCAAGCGTGCAAGTGTATACTTGTCAACCCCCTTCACAGCTTTAGATAAACGGCCTCCGAATATGCTGCCAACAAACATTCATTAG
- the LOC116404765 gene encoding uncharacterized protein LOC116404765 isoform X2, with amino-acid sequence MASTSTNGPMYKIDPAHHFQSIVSSLAHLENSTRTIKAKLKPDQLTLFRNTKFGHFLDLNIIFNGPLIHYLLLREVEDERVDHISFKIGEVVCSFGRREFNMMTGLWSSQPEPIDLVGNSRLLEKFFEQKKCIYISDLEDTFVEYEGDDDDDDIVKLALVYFIEMSLLGKDRRTKVDRTLFRIADDWTTFNNYDWGGLVFGRTLSALKRALDMQHAKGKNKSTKTKYTVMGFPQALQVWAYESIPTITECGVHKVSNDAIPRMLRWVCELSPKSHVLQRQVFDSPMFLINVVIEMMPEEEEHLRMSSGELVEKTHPYNTVSEKNGDSKRPGEASNDDNDCKKSKKKKKWKSKMKEVVRKLKYRVAVLENERESLKSMLSTILKHLEVQKKGEEGDCTGVEGHDAQTEDVDTPGTPSWLRMPKEDDTSDGVKHVERQKQGVEANRTEDDTMDELDKKVHIHSEEPVDVVDDLNEEIGVKSLTYFDSDVMEIEPLSTERPHVRPARSKRASVYLSTPFTALDKRPPNMLPTNIH; translated from the exons ATGGCTTCGACATCAACTAACGGTCCCATGTACAAGATTGACCCTGCTCATCATTTTCAGTCTATAGTAAGTAGTTTAGCACATTTAGAAAACAGTACACGTACAATAAAGGCTAAATTGAAACCGGATCAATTAAccttatttagaaatacaaagttCGGCCACTTTTTGGATCTGAATATAATCTTTAATGGGCCGCTCATCCACTACTTATTGTTAAGAGAGGTGGAAGATGAAAGGGTTGATCACATAAGTTTCAAGATAGGAGAAGTCGTGTGCAGTTTTGGAAGGAGAGAATTTAATATGATGACGGGTCTATGGAGTTCTCAACCAGAGCCTATTGATTTGGTTGGGAATAGTAGGTTGTTGGAGAAGTTCTTCgaacaaaaaaagtgtatttatATAAGTGACTTAGAGGACACATTTGTGGAATACGAGGGGGATGACGATGACGATGACATAGTTAAATTAGCTCTAGTTTACTTTATAGAGATGTCATTGTTAGGAAAAGATAGGCGGACGAAAGTGGACCGAACTTTATTTAGGATTGCAGATGATTGGACCACATTTAACAATTACGATTGGGGAGGGTTGGTTTTTGGACGTACACTTTCTGCCTTAAAACGAGCCTTGGACATGCAACATGCCAAGGGAAAGAATAAATCAACTAAGACAAAATATACTGTCATGGGATTTCCGCAGGCGTTACAG GTTTGGGCATATGAGTCTATACCAACCATCACTGAATGTGGTGTACATAAAGTAAGCAACGATGCAATACCACGAATGCTGAGGTGGGTGTGCGAACTATCGCCGAAGTCTCATGTCCTACAGAGGCAGGTGTTTGACTCACCAATG TTCTTAATTAACGTGGTAATTGAGATGATGCCTGAAGAGGAGGAGCATCTAAGAATGTCTTCAGGGGAACTTGTTGAGAAAACTCATCCATATAACACCGTTTCTGAGAAGAATGGTGATTCAAAACGACCAGGAGAAGCTAGTAATGATGACAATGACTGCaaaaagagtaagaaaaagaagaagtggaAGTCTAAGATGAAAGAAGTTGTTCGAAAACTCAAATATCGAGTAGCGGTTCTCGAGAATGAACGTGAAAGCCTAAAATCAATGCTGTCGACTATATTGAAACACCTTGAAGTTCAAAAAAAG GGTGAAGAAGGAGACTGCACGGGAGTTGAAGGTCATGATGCCCAGACCGAAGATGTTGACACACCCGGTACACCTTCTTGGTTGAGGATGCCCAAGGAGGATGACACAAGTGATGGGGTGAAACATGTTGAACGTCAAAAGCAG GGTGTCGAAGCAAACCGCACGGAGGATGACACAATGGATGAGTTGGATAAGAAGGTTCATATTCATTCGGAGGAGCCAGTAGACGTCGTTGACGATTTGAACGAGGAAATTGGAGTAAAAAGTCTTACTTATTTTGATTCAGACGTCATGGAAATAGAACCATTATCCACTGAACGACCACATGTTCGGCCCGCACGTAGCAAGCGTGCAAGTGTATACTTGTCAACCCCCTTCACAGCTTTAGATAAACGGCCTCCGAATATGCTGCCAACAAACATTCATTAG
- the LOC116404765 gene encoding uncharacterized protein LOC116404765 isoform X3, translating into MIFICFEFAGFLSQSTEEEEEEGLSMASTSTNGPMYKIDPAHHFQSIALQVWAYESIPTITECGVHKVSNDAIPRMLRWVCELSPKSHVLQRQVFDSPMFLINVVIEMMPEEEEHLRMSSGELVEKTHPYNTVSEKNGDSKRPGEASNDDNDCKKSKKKKKWKSKMKEVVRKLKYRVAVLENERESLKSMLSTILKHLEVQKKGEEGDCTGVEGHDAQTEDVDTPGTPSWLRMPKEDDTSDGVKHVERQKQGVEANRTEDDTMDELDKKVHIHSEEPVDVVDDLNEEIGVKSLTYFDSDVMEIEPLSTERPHVRPARSKRASVYLSTPFTALDKRPPNMLPTNIH; encoded by the exons atgatttttatatGCTTTGAGTTTGCTGGGTTTCTTTCTCAATCGacggaggaggaggaggaagaag gtCTCAGTATGGCTTCGACATCAACTAACGGTCCCATGTACAAGATTGACCCTGCTCATCATTTTCAGTCTATA GCGTTACAG GTTTGGGCATATGAGTCTATACCAACCATCACTGAATGTGGTGTACATAAAGTAAGCAACGATGCAATACCACGAATGCTGAGGTGGGTGTGCGAACTATCGCCGAAGTCTCATGTCCTACAGAGGCAGGTGTTTGACTCACCAATG TTCTTAATTAACGTGGTAATTGAGATGATGCCTGAAGAGGAGGAGCATCTAAGAATGTCTTCAGGGGAACTTGTTGAGAAAACTCATCCATATAACACCGTTTCTGAGAAGAATGGTGATTCAAAACGACCAGGAGAAGCTAGTAATGATGACAATGACTGCaaaaagagtaagaaaaagaagaagtggaAGTCTAAGATGAAAGAAGTTGTTCGAAAACTCAAATATCGAGTAGCGGTTCTCGAGAATGAACGTGAAAGCCTAAAATCAATGCTGTCGACTATATTGAAACACCTTGAAGTTCAAAAAAAG GGTGAAGAAGGAGACTGCACGGGAGTTGAAGGTCATGATGCCCAGACCGAAGATGTTGACACACCCGGTACACCTTCTTGGTTGAGGATGCCCAAGGAGGATGACACAAGTGATGGGGTGAAACATGTTGAACGTCAAAAGCAG GGTGTCGAAGCAAACCGCACGGAGGATGACACAATGGATGAGTTGGATAAGAAGGTTCATATTCATTCGGAGGAGCCAGTAGACGTCGTTGACGATTTGAACGAGGAAATTGGAGTAAAAAGTCTTACTTATTTTGATTCAGACGTCATGGAAATAGAACCATTATCCACTGAACGACCACATGTTCGGCCCGCACGTAGCAAGCGTGCAAGTGTATACTTGTCAACCCCCTTCACAGCTTTAGATAAACGGCCTCCGAATATGCTGCCAACAAACATTCATTAG
- the LOC116404765 gene encoding uncharacterized protein LOC116404765 isoform X1 — protein MIFICFEFAGFLSQSTEEEEEEGLSMASTSTNGPMYKIDPAHHFQSIVSSLAHLENSTRTIKAKLKPDQLTLFRNTKFGHFLDLNIIFNGPLIHYLLLREVEDERVDHISFKIGEVVCSFGRREFNMMTGLWSSQPEPIDLVGNSRLLEKFFEQKKCIYISDLEDTFVEYEGDDDDDDIVKLALVYFIEMSLLGKDRRTKVDRTLFRIADDWTTFNNYDWGGLVFGRTLSALKRALDMQHAKGKNKSTKTKYTVMGFPQALQVWAYESIPTITECGVHKVSNDAIPRMLRWVCELSPKSHVLQRQVFDSPMFLINVVIEMMPEEEEHLRMSSGELVEKTHPYNTVSEKNGDSKRPGEASNDDNDCKKSKKKKKWKSKMKEVVRKLKYRVAVLENERESLKSMLSTILKHLEVQKKGEEGDCTGVEGHDAQTEDVDTPGTPSWLRMPKEDDTSDGVKHVERQKQGVEANRTEDDTMDELDKKVHIHSEEPVDVVDDLNEEIGVKSLTYFDSDVMEIEPLSTERPHVRPARSKRASVYLSTPFTALDKRPPNMLPTNIH, from the exons atgatttttatatGCTTTGAGTTTGCTGGGTTTCTTTCTCAATCGacggaggaggaggaggaagaag gtCTCAGTATGGCTTCGACATCAACTAACGGTCCCATGTACAAGATTGACCCTGCTCATCATTTTCAGTCTATAGTAAGTAGTTTAGCACATTTAGAAAACAGTACACGTACAATAAAGGCTAAATTGAAACCGGATCAATTAAccttatttagaaatacaaagttCGGCCACTTTTTGGATCTGAATATAATCTTTAATGGGCCGCTCATCCACTACTTATTGTTAAGAGAGGTGGAAGATGAAAGGGTTGATCACATAAGTTTCAAGATAGGAGAAGTCGTGTGCAGTTTTGGAAGGAGAGAATTTAATATGATGACGGGTCTATGGAGTTCTCAACCAGAGCCTATTGATTTGGTTGGGAATAGTAGGTTGTTGGAGAAGTTCTTCgaacaaaaaaagtgtatttatATAAGTGACTTAGAGGACACATTTGTGGAATACGAGGGGGATGACGATGACGATGACATAGTTAAATTAGCTCTAGTTTACTTTATAGAGATGTCATTGTTAGGAAAAGATAGGCGGACGAAAGTGGACCGAACTTTATTTAGGATTGCAGATGATTGGACCACATTTAACAATTACGATTGGGGAGGGTTGGTTTTTGGACGTACACTTTCTGCCTTAAAACGAGCCTTGGACATGCAACATGCCAAGGGAAAGAATAAATCAACTAAGACAAAATATACTGTCATGGGATTTCCGCAGGCGTTACAG GTTTGGGCATATGAGTCTATACCAACCATCACTGAATGTGGTGTACATAAAGTAAGCAACGATGCAATACCACGAATGCTGAGGTGGGTGTGCGAACTATCGCCGAAGTCTCATGTCCTACAGAGGCAGGTGTTTGACTCACCAATG TTCTTAATTAACGTGGTAATTGAGATGATGCCTGAAGAGGAGGAGCATCTAAGAATGTCTTCAGGGGAACTTGTTGAGAAAACTCATCCATATAACACCGTTTCTGAGAAGAATGGTGATTCAAAACGACCAGGAGAAGCTAGTAATGATGACAATGACTGCaaaaagagtaagaaaaagaagaagtggaAGTCTAAGATGAAAGAAGTTGTTCGAAAACTCAAATATCGAGTAGCGGTTCTCGAGAATGAACGTGAAAGCCTAAAATCAATGCTGTCGACTATATTGAAACACCTTGAAGTTCAAAAAAAG GGTGAAGAAGGAGACTGCACGGGAGTTGAAGGTCATGATGCCCAGACCGAAGATGTTGACACACCCGGTACACCTTCTTGGTTGAGGATGCCCAAGGAGGATGACACAAGTGATGGGGTGAAACATGTTGAACGTCAAAAGCAG GGTGTCGAAGCAAACCGCACGGAGGATGACACAATGGATGAGTTGGATAAGAAGGTTCATATTCATTCGGAGGAGCCAGTAGACGTCGTTGACGATTTGAACGAGGAAATTGGAGTAAAAAGTCTTACTTATTTTGATTCAGACGTCATGGAAATAGAACCATTATCCACTGAACGACCACATGTTCGGCCCGCACGTAGCAAGCGTGCAAGTGTATACTTGTCAACCCCCTTCACAGCTTTAGATAAACGGCCTCCGAATATGCTGCCAACAAACATTCATTAG